Proteins encoded together in one Telopea speciosissima isolate NSW1024214 ecotype Mountain lineage chromosome 4, Tspe_v1, whole genome shotgun sequence window:
- the LOC122658710 gene encoding protein BASIC PENTACYSTEINE6-like yields the protein MDDGGQRENGRHKPDHYKAVHSQWMNPQHQMKEHNALTVKQIMAIMAERDAAIHEKNLAISEKKAAVAEREMAILQKDAAIAERNSAIMERDNALAALQYRENAMNASGAPTCTLGYSGPRGTKHMHHHHDNELHLAGSPYGREIHTTEAIPISAAAAFDVVKPLHAKRARTETKTMPLKTSSKSSSKGCKKGQDLNKVTIAKTHEWRNGCDTGGGDDEDQNRQIAFSKPDWKGHDLGLNQVTFDESTMPVPVCSCTGVLKQCYKWGNGGWQSACCTTNLSMYPLPAIPNKRHARKGGRKMSGSAFAKLLTRLAAEGHDLSTSLDLKDHWAKHGTNRFITIK from the exons ATGGATGATGGTGGCCAACGTGAAAATGGAAGACACAAACCAGATCACTATAAAGCAGTTCACTCACAG TGGATGAATCCTCAACATCAGATGAAGGAACATAATGCCTTGACAGTGAAACAAATTATGGCCATCATGGCCGAGAGGGATGCTGCAATCCATGAAAAGAATTTAGCCATTTCTGAAAAAAAAGCTGCTGTGGCTGAGCGAGAAATGGCTATCTTGCAGAAAGATGCAGCCATTGCTGAGCGGAACAGCGCCATAATGGAAAGGGATAATGCCTTGGCAGCTCTTCAATATAGGGAAAATGCCATGAATGCAAGTGGTGCACCAACATGTACACTAGGATACAGTGGCCCACGTGGGACAAAACACATGCACCATCACCATGATAATGAACTTCACTTGGCAGGATCTCCTTATGGAAGGGAGATTCACACAACCGAGGCCATACCTATATCAGCAGCAGCTGCTTTTGACGTTGTGAAGCCCCTGCATGCTAAGCGAGCAAGGACGGAAACCAAGACTATGCCATTGAAGACGTCATCAAAATCATCAAGCAAGGGTTGTAAGAAGGGTCAGGACTTGAATAAGGTAACTATTGCCAAGACACATGAATGGAGGAATGGCTGTGATACTGGTGGGGGTGATGATGAGGATCAGAATAGGCAGATAGCATTTTCAAAGCCCGATTGGAAGGGTCATGATCTGGGATTGAACCAGGTCACTTTCGATGAGTCAACCATGCCAGTGCCAGTTTGCTCATGCACTGGAGTCCTTAAGCAGTGCTACAAATGGGGGAATGGGGGTTGGCAGTCTGCCTGCTGCACCACCAACTTGTCAATGTATCCACTTCCTGCAATACCTAACAAGCGCCACGCTCGCAAAGGTGGACGTAAGATGAGTGGCAGTGCCTTTGCTAAATTGCTAACCCGCTTGGCTGCAGAGGGCCATGACCTGTCAACATCCCTGGATCTCAAAGACCACTGGGCCAAGCATGGGACGAATCGCTTTATTACCATCAAGTAG